Proteins encoded together in one Terriglobus saanensis SP1PR4 window:
- a CDS encoding efflux RND transporter periplasmic adaptor subunit translates to MHVFSHDSRPGVSANPEPHPICHATKVAIGFALLAALVAGCSKPAAAPPAAQAMPVKVIPVEFSAVPSSDTYVSTVKSRRSATMQPQIDGNITHIFVVSGQKVKAGQVLMQIDPLKQVAAVQSQQGLEQQQKAVYQYNQTEVERQRKLFEAGVTSRQVYDQAVQSFQNSKGAFDSSAASTNTQRQQLAYYQIRAPFAGIVGDVPVHLGDYVSPTTVLTTVDENKDLEAYIYLPTEQGSKVRPGLAVDVLDTVGAVLTHSTISFVSPQVDNGLQSILAKAPISPQGNMIRNGQIVNARVTWSTSQAPTVSVLSVTRIGGQTFVYVATPKGSGFFAHQVAVNLGEPIGNDYPVLSGLKQGDRVIVSGIQFLQEGVPVQPMGPQPAGSKS, encoded by the coding sequence GTGCACGTTTTTTCCCATGACTCTCGCCCCGGTGTGTCCGCGAACCCGGAGCCACATCCGATCTGCCATGCTACAAAAGTTGCCATCGGGTTTGCACTTCTGGCTGCTCTGGTGGCTGGCTGCAGCAAACCCGCCGCCGCTCCTCCCGCCGCCCAGGCCATGCCTGTTAAGGTGATTCCGGTGGAGTTCAGCGCCGTGCCCAGCAGCGACACCTATGTCTCCACGGTCAAAAGCCGCCGCTCCGCCACCATGCAGCCGCAGATCGACGGCAACATTACACATATCTTCGTGGTCTCCGGACAGAAGGTGAAGGCGGGACAGGTGCTGATGCAGATCGACCCGCTCAAGCAGGTCGCCGCTGTGCAGTCGCAGCAGGGGCTGGAGCAGCAGCAAAAGGCGGTGTATCAGTACAACCAGACCGAAGTGGAGCGCCAGCGCAAGCTTTTTGAGGCAGGTGTCACCTCGCGTCAGGTTTACGACCAGGCCGTGCAGTCCTTCCAGAACTCGAAGGGCGCCTTTGACTCCTCGGCCGCCAGCACGAACACCCAGCGTCAGCAGCTCGCGTACTACCAGATTCGTGCGCCGTTCGCAGGTATTGTGGGCGACGTCCCCGTACATCTAGGGGATTATGTCTCTCCCACAACGGTGCTCACCACGGTCGATGAGAACAAGGACCTCGAAGCCTATATCTACCTCCCCACGGAGCAGGGCTCGAAGGTGCGTCCGGGGCTTGCCGTGGACGTCCTTGATACGGTCGGCGCGGTCCTCACGCACTCGACGATCTCCTTTGTCTCGCCGCAGGTAGACAATGGCCTGCAGAGCATTCTTGCCAAGGCGCCGATTTCCCCTCAGGGAAATATGATCCGCAATGGCCAGATTGTGAACGCACGGGTCACCTGGTCCACCTCGCAGGCGCCCACTGTCTCTGTTCTTTCTGTTACGCGCATCGGCGGACAGACTTTTGTCTATGTGGCCACGCCGAAGGGCAGCGGCTTCTTCGCTCACCAGGTCGCGGTCAATCTTGGAGAACCGATCGGCAATGACTACCCCGTTCTCTCTGGACTGAAACAGGGCGATCGTGTGATCGTCTCGGGTATCCAGTTTCTTCAGGAAGGTGTTCCCGTGCAGCCCATGGGCCCGCAGCCCGCCGGTTCCAAGAGTTAG
- a CDS encoding efflux RND transporter permease subunit, with the protein MPRGPLSGSFGEPTHEGKFTLVEFFIRRPIFATVCALLIVLAGAVSLPTIPISLYPQLAPPQVNVSCNYVGANSADVESAVTIILEQAINGVEGMRYMSSTSSNDGTSSITVTFDTGYDLDIAAVDVQNRVATAQGRLPSTVNNTGISITKSNSNFVFAAGFISPDHSLSPSFISNYLDVYVSDALKRVPGVGAVVIFGERKYAMRLWLDPNKLAARGLTPLDVTTALASQNIEIAAGQLGIPPSDPKQAYQMAVRVVGRLSDPRQFENIIIKSNAPTSSTTVSTTTNGTGLVLLKDVGRAEIGAENYNTNLKYSGGDAVGIGVQQLSNANALDVDRKCRAVLAELRKSFPPGLEGIIAVDTTTVISDSITEVEHTLAEAIVIVIVVIFLFLQDWRATIIPAVTIPVSLIGTFIFIKIFGFSINSLTLFGITLATGLVVDDAIVVIENVQRHIEQGVADAHEATSIAMREVTSAVIATSLVLISVFVPVSFFPGTTGILYKQFSLTIAFSIAISAFNALTLSPALAAILLRREQHKTGLLGLILNPVDRGIKKVISWYAVAVTWVVKVRYAFLLLFFAGLAATVYMYIHVPTAFVPTEDQSYFLIIVQTPPGASLTYTADFADKVSKLVRDDKDVFGTFSVMGFSLAGGSSPNSGLIFAPLKPIDDRTKLGSGHSAHDIVARTAPKLFGVPGGIAFAAEPPAIQGIGTVGGFQFMLQDAGRNTFADIDRVAHTMVGQTRAPGAGLTNLNTTFTANDPQLYVTIDRQKALAVGVPLDQITAAMSTFMGSSYINDFDFNNRSYRVYVQADQQFRRNAQDLKQYYVRSNANQMIPLDNLILVDEKSGPQVIYHYNLFRSAEIDGSPAEGLSSGQGLANMEKLFEKNKMPGMTFSWTGLSLEEIESSGKAIIIFGLGLLVVYLTLSAQYESFALPFIILLAVPTAILGALSLVALRGLSDDVYVQIGLVMLIGLSAKNSILIVEFAEQQLEEGKSIIDAAITASELRLRPILMTSFAFILGVLPLYFASGAGALGRHSVGTAVVGGMLLSTVLNLFFIPVLYVILKMAMHRFFPKKEKPAATA; encoded by the coding sequence ATGCCCCGAGGCCCGCTCTCCGGTTCTTTCGGAGAGCCAACGCACGAAGGGAAGTTCACCTTGGTTGAGTTTTTCATCCGACGCCCCATCTTCGCCACGGTTTGCGCACTTTTGATCGTGCTGGCCGGCGCCGTCTCCTTACCTACGATTCCGATCTCGCTTTACCCGCAGCTTGCGCCGCCACAGGTCAATGTGAGCTGCAACTACGTCGGCGCCAACTCGGCTGACGTGGAATCGGCTGTAACCATCATCCTGGAGCAGGCCATCAATGGTGTGGAAGGCATGCGGTATATGTCGTCCACGAGTTCGAATGACGGCACCAGCTCCATCACCGTGACCTTCGACACCGGTTACGACCTGGACATTGCCGCCGTCGATGTGCAGAACCGTGTGGCCACCGCGCAGGGCCGACTTCCTTCCACGGTCAACAACACCGGTATCTCCATTACCAAGTCGAACTCGAACTTCGTCTTCGCCGCTGGTTTTATCTCGCCTGACCACTCTTTGTCTCCATCGTTCATCTCGAACTACCTCGATGTTTATGTCTCGGACGCGCTCAAGCGTGTTCCCGGCGTAGGCGCGGTGGTCATCTTCGGTGAGCGCAAATATGCGATGCGCCTCTGGCTGGACCCGAACAAGCTGGCAGCACGCGGCCTGACACCCCTCGACGTCACCACTGCCCTGGCATCGCAGAACATTGAGATCGCTGCCGGTCAGCTCGGCATTCCGCCTTCGGACCCCAAGCAGGCGTACCAGATGGCCGTTCGGGTCGTCGGACGTCTCTCGGATCCGCGCCAGTTTGAAAACATCATCATTAAATCCAATGCTCCTACCAGCAGTACCACGGTGAGCACCACCACCAACGGCACGGGCCTGGTTCTGCTCAAAGACGTAGGCCGCGCGGAGATCGGCGCGGAAAACTACAACACCAACCTGAAGTACTCCGGCGGCGATGCCGTTGGTATCGGTGTGCAACAGCTTTCGAACGCGAACGCTCTGGATGTGGATCGCAAGTGCCGCGCTGTTCTTGCAGAACTGCGGAAGTCTTTCCCGCCGGGCCTGGAAGGCATCATCGCCGTCGACACCACCACGGTCATCTCCGATTCGATTACCGAGGTAGAACACACGCTCGCGGAAGCGATCGTCATCGTGATCGTGGTGATCTTCCTCTTCCTGCAGGATTGGCGCGCCACGATCATCCCGGCGGTGACGATTCCGGTTTCGCTGATCGGGACCTTTATTTTCATCAAGATCTTTGGTTTCTCGATCAATTCTCTGACTCTCTTCGGGATCACTCTCGCCACGGGGCTTGTGGTGGATGATGCTATCGTCGTCATCGAGAATGTGCAGCGACATATTGAGCAGGGAGTCGCCGACGCGCACGAAGCCACATCCATCGCCATGCGTGAGGTCACCAGCGCCGTCATCGCTACGTCGCTGGTGCTTATCTCCGTATTCGTTCCGGTCAGCTTCTTTCCCGGAACTACGGGCATCCTTTATAAGCAGTTCTCGCTGACGATTGCGTTTTCCATTGCGATTTCGGCGTTCAACGCGCTGACGCTTTCGCCAGCTCTGGCCGCCATCCTGCTGCGCAGAGAACAGCATAAGACTGGCCTGCTCGGCCTCATACTCAACCCCGTCGACCGCGGCATCAAGAAGGTGATCTCCTGGTACGCCGTTGCCGTGACCTGGGTGGTCAAGGTGCGCTACGCGTTCCTGCTTCTCTTCTTCGCTGGCCTCGCTGCGACGGTTTACATGTATATCCATGTGCCGACAGCGTTCGTTCCAACGGAAGATCAGTCCTATTTCCTGATCATCGTGCAGACGCCTCCGGGAGCATCCCTTACGTACACGGCAGACTTCGCGGACAAGGTATCGAAGCTCGTGCGCGACGACAAGGATGTTTTTGGCACCTTCTCCGTGATGGGCTTTTCGCTTGCCGGTGGAAGCAGTCCGAACTCCGGCCTGATCTTCGCGCCTCTCAAGCCGATTGACGATCGCACCAAGCTTGGTAGTGGTCACTCCGCGCACGACATCGTGGCCCGCACTGCGCCCAAGCTCTTCGGAGTCCCCGGTGGAATCGCCTTTGCAGCGGAGCCGCCCGCCATCCAGGGTATCGGTACTGTCGGCGGATTCCAGTTCATGCTGCAGGACGCGGGTCGCAATACCTTCGCGGACATAGATCGCGTCGCCCACACCATGGTCGGCCAGACACGCGCCCCTGGCGCCGGTCTTACTAACCTAAATACCACCTTCACCGCGAACGATCCTCAGCTCTACGTCACCATCGACCGCCAGAAGGCGCTCGCCGTTGGCGTTCCGCTGGACCAGATTACGGCGGCCATGAGCACCTTCATGGGGTCGAGCTATATCAACGACTTCGACTTCAACAATCGCTCTTACCGCGTCTACGTGCAGGCCGACCAACAGTTCCGCCGCAACGCGCAGGACCTGAAACAGTACTATGTCCGGTCGAACGCGAACCAGATGATCCCGCTCGACAACCTCATCCTGGTCGACGAGAAGTCCGGACCGCAGGTCATCTATCACTACAACCTCTTCCGCTCGGCGGAGATCGATGGTTCTCCCGCCGAGGGTCTTTCTTCCGGACAGGGCCTCGCCAACATGGAGAAGCTCTTTGAGAAGAACAAGATGCCGGGTATGACTTTCTCTTGGACGGGGCTTTCGCTCGAAGAGATCGAATCCTCTGGAAAGGCGATCATCATCTTCGGCCTGGGCCTGCTGGTCGTTTACCTGACGCTCTCCGCCCAGTATGAGAGCTTCGCCCTGCCGTTCATCATCCTGCTGGCCGTGCCTACGGCCATTCTTGGAGCGCTTTCGCTTGTGGCGCTTCGGGGTCTGAGCGATGACGTCTACGTCCAGATCGGCCTGGTGATGCTGATCGGTCTATCGGCGAAGAACTCGATTCTGATTGTTGAGTTTGCGGAGCAGCAGCTGGAAGAGGGTAAGTCGATCATCGACGCCGCCATTACGGCGTCGGAGCTTCGTCTCCGGCCGATTCTGATGACCAGCTTTGCCTTTATCCTCGGCGTGCTTCCGCTGTACTTTGCTTCGGGTGCCGGTGCTCTGGGGCGTCACTCGGTAGGTACGGCGGTCGTGGGTGGCATGTTGCTCTCCACGGTGCTTAATCTCTTCTTTATCCCAGTGCTGTACGTCATCCTCAAGATGGCGATGCACCGGTTCTTCCCGAAGAAGGAGAAGCCAGCGGCTACGGCGTAA
- a CDS encoding tagaturonate epimerase family protein, with the protein MAETLQLPKYSIGMGDRFAHQAKAQLAACVLAEKAGVTIAPVWNKSNREHLIIGSEPSGTRSAADVAVKELGWTGPYFLDADHINLKTVDRFLAPCNFFTMDVADDIGHPAAAEDVAAFVARHPELIGNVAIPRIEKPFEIDEAFVRGVANKFLAAVQQAGAIYRSIVDKKGEGSFVPEISMDETDSPQTPVELLVILAAIADEKIPIQTIAPKFTGRFNKGVDYVGDVEQFTKEFRDDLATIAFAVERYGLPKNLKLSVHSGSDKYSIYKAIRESIKDFDAGVHVKTAGTSWLEEVIGLAESGGDGLALAKEVYAEAFGHAAELCAPYATVIDIKTERLPDPSVVNGWTSDEFVRALRHDGKHDAAFNPDLRQLLHVGFKVAAKMGDRYLKALEANEEVVARNVTTNLYERHIKPIFVG; encoded by the coding sequence ATGGCGGAAACATTGCAGCTTCCCAAGTACTCCATAGGCATGGGAGATCGTTTCGCGCACCAGGCGAAGGCACAACTTGCCGCTTGCGTGCTTGCGGAAAAGGCAGGAGTCACGATCGCGCCGGTTTGGAACAAGTCCAATCGCGAGCATCTCATCATCGGTTCGGAGCCAAGCGGAACGCGTTCTGCCGCGGACGTTGCGGTGAAGGAACTTGGCTGGACCGGACCTTACTTTCTCGATGCCGACCACATCAACCTGAAGACAGTCGACCGCTTCCTCGCACCCTGCAACTTCTTCACGATGGACGTAGCGGACGACATCGGACACCCCGCAGCAGCCGAGGATGTAGCCGCATTTGTAGCGCGTCATCCGGAGTTAATTGGCAACGTTGCCATTCCACGCATCGAAAAACCCTTTGAAATCGACGAAGCCTTCGTCCGCGGCGTCGCCAACAAGTTCCTCGCCGCCGTCCAGCAGGCCGGTGCAATCTATCGTTCCATCGTCGACAAGAAGGGTGAAGGCTCCTTCGTTCCCGAAATCTCGATGGACGAGACCGATTCCCCACAGACCCCCGTCGAGCTGCTGGTGATCCTCGCCGCCATCGCGGACGAGAAGATCCCTATCCAGACCATCGCTCCGAAGTTTACCGGCCGCTTCAATAAGGGCGTGGACTACGTCGGCGACGTGGAGCAGTTTACGAAGGAGTTCCGCGACGACCTTGCTACGATCGCCTTTGCCGTCGAGCGCTACGGCCTGCCGAAGAACCTGAAGCTCAGCGTTCACTCCGGTTCGGACAAGTACTCCATCTACAAGGCGATTCGCGAGAGCATTAAGGACTTCGACGCTGGCGTTCACGTGAAAACTGCCGGTACGTCCTGGCTGGAAGAGGTGATCGGCTTGGCGGAATCAGGCGGAGATGGTCTGGCGCTGGCAAAAGAAGTCTATGCCGAAGCCTTCGGCCACGCCGCCGAACTCTGCGCGCCCTACGCCACCGTGATCGACATCAAAACCGAGCGTCTGCCCGATCCTTCCGTGGTCAACGGCTGGACGAGCGACGAGTTCGTCCGCGCGCTGCGTCACGACGGCAAGCACGATGCCGCCTTCAACCCGGATCTCCGTCAGCTTCTGCACGTCGGATTCAAGGTGGCGGCAAAGATGGGCGACCGGTACCTGAAGGCGTTGGAAGCCAACGAAGAAGTCGTGGCACGCAACGTGACCACGAACCTCTACGAGCGACACATCAAACCAATCTTCGTCGGCTAA
- a CDS encoding glycoside hydrolase family 3 C-terminal domain-containing protein produces MCAPKLVLSGLLSLTFAAFGQSGLAQKPAYLDPTLSPPARARDLVHRMTLEEKTAQMINTAPAIDRLGVPAYDFWSEGLHGVARSGYATLFPQAIGMAATWDEPLMHEIGTVVSTEARAKYNDAVQHGVHSIYFGLTIWSPNINIFRDPRWGRGQETYGEDPFLTARMGTAFVRGIQGDDPNYFRTIATPKHFAVHSGPESTRHTFNVDVSQHDLWDTYLPAFRSTIIEGKADSIMCAYNRIDGQPACASDLLLKQILRGDWGFRGFVTSDCGAIDDFYTKIGHHFSKEKEDASAAGVKAGTDTACGKTYLGLTSAVKSGLITEHEMDISLERLFEARIRLGLFDDPARMPYARLTMAEVNSPAHRALALRAARESIVLLKNANNLLPLHGVKNIAVIGPNAASLDALEGNYNAIARDPAMPVDGIAAAFPGAKVVYAQGAPYVEGLMLPIPRTQMHPAQGSLVQGLHAEYFANENLSGAPVLTRVDPQIDFDWNSAKPAPQVPANAFSVRWSGTIAAPAAGDYDLTGKFAHCYPCNEFVGFSVWFDGKEVGTFTSEASKESRASTTPAAHLHFDDTRPHEIKIEYKHRSALFGGGVTLSWAPPTAPLREAAVEAAKKADVVVAFVGLSPELEGEEMPIKVKGFAGGDRTDIELPQTQLELLRAVKATGKPLIVVLMNGSAIALKDSETDALLEAWYPGEAGAQAIAETLAGKNNPSGRLPLTFYSNIDQLPAFDDYSMANRTYRYFKGQPLYAFGGGLSYTTFRYGKVSLSATHLHAGEDLTVEAEVTNTGKVAGDEVAQVYLTPPQTSIAPRFALVGYQRVHLLPGQSKPMRFTLHPRELSQVDAQGVRAASAGHYEIKVGGSSNVTTLSAAFEIEGRVELPR; encoded by the coding sequence ATGTGCGCACCAAAACTTGTCCTCAGCGGACTTTTGAGTTTAACGTTTGCAGCCTTTGGACAGAGTGGTCTGGCGCAGAAACCCGCCTATCTGGATCCCACGCTTTCACCCCCGGCGCGGGCGCGCGATCTGGTCCACCGGATGACGCTGGAAGAAAAGACGGCGCAGATGATCAATACAGCGCCTGCGATAGACCGCCTGGGCGTCCCGGCCTATGACTTCTGGAGCGAAGGCCTCCACGGCGTGGCCCGTTCCGGCTATGCCACGCTGTTTCCGCAGGCCATCGGCATGGCGGCCACGTGGGATGAACCGCTGATGCACGAGATCGGCACAGTCGTCTCCACCGAAGCCCGTGCCAAGTACAATGATGCCGTCCAGCATGGCGTCCATTCGATCTACTTCGGACTGACCATCTGGTCGCCGAACATCAATATCTTTCGCGATCCGCGCTGGGGCCGCGGCCAGGAGACCTACGGCGAGGATCCATTCCTCACCGCCCGCATGGGGACGGCCTTCGTACGCGGCATTCAGGGCGACGACCCCAACTATTTTCGGACGATTGCCACGCCAAAGCACTTTGCCGTCCACAGCGGACCGGAGAGCACACGCCACACCTTCAATGTCGACGTAAGCCAGCACGACCTCTGGGACACGTATCTTCCCGCTTTCCGCTCCACGATTATCGAAGGCAAGGCCGACTCCATCATGTGCGCCTACAACCGGATCGACGGCCAGCCAGCCTGCGCCAGTGACCTCCTTCTCAAGCAGATTTTGCGCGGCGACTGGGGGTTTCGCGGCTTTGTGACGTCGGATTGCGGCGCGATCGATGATTTTTATACGAAGATCGGCCATCACTTTTCCAAGGAAAAAGAGGACGCCTCCGCTGCCGGCGTGAAGGCGGGTACGGATACGGCCTGCGGGAAGACGTATCTGGGTTTGACCAGTGCGGTCAAGAGCGGTTTGATCACAGAGCACGAGATGGACATCTCGCTGGAGCGCTTGTTTGAGGCGCGCATCCGCCTCGGTCTCTTCGACGATCCAGCCAGGATGCCCTACGCGCGCCTGACGATGGCGGAGGTAAACTCTCCCGCGCATCGCGCACTGGCGCTGCGTGCGGCGCGGGAGTCCATCGTGCTGCTGAAAAACGCGAACAACCTTCTTCCTCTCCACGGCGTGAAGAACATCGCCGTGATCGGACCGAATGCCGCGTCGCTTGATGCTCTGGAAGGGAACTACAACGCCATTGCCAGAGATCCCGCGATGCCCGTGGATGGGATTGCCGCAGCATTTCCCGGCGCTAAGGTCGTCTACGCGCAGGGTGCGCCCTATGTGGAGGGGCTGATGCTTCCGATTCCGCGGACGCAGATGCATCCTGCGCAGGGTTCCTTGGTGCAGGGCTTGCACGCGGAGTACTTTGCCAATGAAAACCTGAGCGGCGCACCTGTACTGACGCGCGTGGATCCACAGATCGATTTCGATTGGAACAGCGCCAAACCTGCTCCGCAGGTTCCAGCGAATGCCTTTTCCGTGCGCTGGTCGGGAACGATTGCTGCACCGGCTGCGGGAGACTATGACCTGACCGGAAAGTTCGCGCACTGCTATCCCTGCAACGAGTTCGTTGGTTTTTCGGTGTGGTTCGACGGCAAAGAGGTCGGCACCTTTACGAGCGAGGCGAGCAAGGAGTCCCGCGCTTCGACGACTCCTGCCGCGCATCTGCACTTCGACGACACGCGGCCACACGAGATCAAAATCGAGTACAAACATCGCTCTGCACTCTTCGGTGGAGGCGTCACACTGTCGTGGGCACCGCCGACCGCACCTCTCCGCGAAGCTGCTGTGGAAGCTGCGAAGAAGGCGGATGTCGTGGTAGCGTTCGTTGGTCTTTCTCCTGAACTTGAGGGAGAAGAGATGCCGATCAAGGTGAAGGGCTTCGCTGGCGGAGACCGCACGGACATTGAGCTTCCGCAGACGCAGTTGGAGCTGCTTCGCGCGGTGAAGGCGACGGGCAAGCCTCTCATCGTCGTCCTCATGAACGGAAGCGCGATCGCGCTCAAGGACAGTGAGACGGACGCTCTGCTTGAAGCGTGGTATCCCGGCGAAGCTGGCGCGCAGGCTATTGCAGAGACGCTTGCGGGGAAGAACAACCCCTCTGGTCGCTTGCCTCTCACGTTCTACAGCAACATCGATCAGCTTCCGGCGTTTGACGACTACTCCATGGCGAATCGCACGTATCGCTACTTCAAGGGGCAGCCTCTCTATGCCTTTGGAGGCGGTCTGAGTTACACCACCTTCCGGTATGGCAAGGTGAGTCTTTCCGCGACGCATCTGCACGCCGGGGAAGATCTGACCGTTGAAGCGGAGGTGACCAACACGGGCAAGGTTGCCGGAGACGAGGTCGCACAGGTGTACCTCACGCCACCGCAGACATCCATCGCCCCACGGTTTGCTCTGGTGGGATATCAGCGTGTCCACTTGCTGCCGGGGCAGTCGAAGCCGATGCGCTTCACGCTGCATCCGCGCGAGCTCTCACAGGTGGATGCGCAGGGCGTGCGCGCGGCGAGTGCAGGGCATTATGAGATCAAGGTCGGTGGCAGTTCAAATGTAACTACTTTGTCTGCGGCGTTCGAGATCGAGGGCAGAGTGGAGCTTCCGCGTTAG
- a CDS encoding type III polyketide synthase, producing the protein MTSAYINRIATAVPPHKVHGAFVEFAVQMLKDDRMRTLFQRMSARSGIDDRYSGLSVVQPPPQGVVDAYDFYLGDGFPSTAKRMKMFERFAPTLLRSALDKLALTAEEKAGIRHVLVTCCTGLYAPGLDFEAIDYLGLSPSVERTMIGFMGCYAAINALKQARHIVRSEPGDSVLIINLELCTLHFQETQNLNEVLSFLVFGDGCSVSLISGKEEGFALDSFHALQVDGTRDLITWNVRDLGFDMLLSGRVPGEIGKALREHGHILTGGDAIDLWAVHPGGRSVLDAVEEGLDLSSSVLASSRSILKRFGNMSSATVMFVLEELMKSAKAGQSGCAMSFGPGLTAETMRFHVV; encoded by the coding sequence TTGACTTCTGCTTATATCAATCGGATTGCTACGGCCGTGCCGCCTCACAAGGTGCATGGCGCGTTTGTGGAGTTCGCTGTCCAGATGCTTAAGGACGATCGCATGCGCACCTTGTTTCAGCGGATGTCTGCGAGGTCGGGGATCGATGATCGCTACTCCGGCCTTTCTGTCGTTCAACCCCCGCCGCAGGGCGTGGTGGACGCGTACGATTTTTATCTCGGCGACGGCTTTCCTTCCACGGCGAAGCGCATGAAGATGTTTGAGCGGTTTGCGCCTACACTGCTGCGCTCAGCGCTCGATAAGCTGGCTCTCACGGCAGAGGAGAAGGCGGGTATACGGCATGTTCTCGTGACCTGCTGCACCGGTTTGTATGCTCCTGGCCTGGACTTTGAAGCCATCGACTATCTCGGTCTCTCTCCTTCGGTGGAGCGAACGATGATCGGCTTCATGGGCTGCTACGCGGCCATCAACGCGCTCAAGCAGGCAAGGCACATTGTGCGATCCGAGCCTGGGGATTCCGTTCTGATCATCAACCTCGAACTATGTACACTGCACTTTCAGGAGACGCAGAACCTGAACGAGGTTCTGTCATTTCTCGTCTTCGGTGACGGCTGTTCAGTCAGTTTGATCAGCGGGAAAGAGGAGGGGTTTGCTCTCGACAGCTTTCATGCGCTGCAGGTGGATGGAACACGCGATCTCATCACTTGGAACGTGCGTGACCTGGGCTTCGATATGCTGCTCTCAGGCCGCGTTCCCGGAGAGATTGGCAAGGCCCTGCGTGAACACGGCCATATCCTCACTGGTGGCGATGCGATCGATCTGTGGGCCGTGCATCCAGGCGGGCGTTCCGTGCTCGATGCAGTAGAAGAGGGATTGGATCTCTCCTCCAGCGTGCTGGCTTCGTCCCGGAGCATTCTCAAACGATTCGGCAACATGTCTTCGGCCACGGTGATGTTTGTGCTTGAAGAGTTGATGAAATCGGCCAAGGCTGGACAGAGCGGATGCGCGATGTCCTTCGGGCCAGGACTTACCGCGGAGACGATGCGCTTCCATGTCGTCTGA
- a CDS encoding methyltransferase domain-containing protein, with amino-acid sequence MSSDAMDFSHRADLSEWMDEPCSYEDFRGCLRDLSQVNYLTLAYRPTMHWLKQIARVRRGQTLHIVDVGCGGGDMLRRIEGWAVKEGVRVRLTGIDLNPHSARVAREFTAATSRIEWITGDAFSYAPQQPIDCIVSSLFTHHLPDAEIVRFLAWMERMAVRGWFINDLSRAKVPYYAFKVLATAAHWHRFVRNDGPISIRRAFSPEDWQRYLCAAEIGVSSISIESWKPARLCVSRVK; translated from the coding sequence ATGTCGTCTGACGCGATGGATTTTTCGCATCGAGCGGACCTCTCGGAGTGGATGGACGAGCCTTGTTCGTATGAAGACTTTCGCGGATGCCTTCGCGATCTCTCCCAGGTCAACTACCTCACCCTCGCCTATCGCCCTACGATGCACTGGCTTAAGCAGATCGCCCGGGTACGTCGAGGTCAAACGCTCCATATCGTCGACGTAGGATGCGGCGGGGGCGATATGCTTCGACGCATCGAAGGCTGGGCTGTAAAAGAAGGTGTCCGGGTCAGGCTCACGGGCATCGATCTGAATCCCCATTCCGCTCGTGTTGCGCGTGAATTCACGGCAGCGACGAGCAGGATCGAGTGGATTACCGGGGATGCCTTCTCTTATGCTCCGCAGCAGCCGATCGACTGCATCGTAAGTTCGCTCTTCACGCATCATCTTCCAGATGCAGAGATCGTCCGTTTCCTCGCATGGATGGAACGCATGGCCGTGCGCGGCTGGTTTATCAACGATCTCAGTCGTGCGAAGGTTCCGTACTACGCCTTTAAAGTGCTTGCCACAGCAGCACACTGGCATAGGTTCGTGCGCAACGATGGGCCAATCTCAATCCGCAGGGCTTTCTCTCCGGAAGACTGGCAGCGCTATCTCTGTGCCGCAGAGATAGGCGTCAGCTCCATCTCTATCGAGTCGTGGAAACCCGCGCGTCTCTGCGTCTCGCGAGTGAAGTGA